The following coding sequences are from one Candidatus Poribacteria bacterium window:
- a CDS encoding DMT family transporter, translating into AFGGVIAAIAPNLRGSGTLEYLIGDLIVTLAACLFGLRITLTKVYVQDIYPHRLLIWLLSLNIPCFLVLSYFLERGKPIALTLANGAGMLYQGWILTGFCFLTLTWVLRKYKASKLTVLYFFMPVSGVLFSSWFLGDKLSLSILAGTVLVAAGIYLVNMRR; encoded by the coding sequence CTGCCTTTGGTGGTGTTATTGCAGCCATCGCGCCGAACCTACGAGGCAGTGGCACTTTGGAATATCTCATCGGAGACCTGATTGTGACACTGGCTGCCTGTCTCTTTGGACTGCGCATTACACTCACGAAGGTGTATGTTCAAGACATTTACCCACACCGCCTCCTCATTTGGTTGTTGAGTTTAAACATTCCGTGCTTTCTCGTGTTGAGTTATTTCCTCGAGCGTGGGAAACCGATTGCATTGACGTTGGCAAATGGAGCAGGAATGCTTTATCAAGGCTGGATACTCACGGGTTTCTGCTTTTTGACGTTGACATGGGTGCTAAGAAAATACAAAGCGAGCAAATTGACAGTCTTGTATTTTTTCATGCCTGTGTCGGGTGTATTGTTTAGCAGCTGGTTTTTAGGGGATAAACTGTCGTTGAGTATATTAGCAGGAACTGTATTGGTAGCAGCAGGAATTTATCTTGTAAATATGAGGCGTTAA
- a CDS encoding phytanoyl-CoA dioxygenase family protein codes for MNTTLKERKFSLTPEERASWNENGYFVRYDVFTKEENDFLAQIADDIVDGKRPFPDYHIFENALVRDGKVKAQGIYAMHNIQYVSCNCSEFLARTRDPRLTDPAVDILGPDLLGLNNLYIWKPPKIGLGFPWHQDKWYFNHQYKTGTTVATWTAIDAADKGNGCLYVIPGSHKYGVRDHKELEGSQQGEFKQAEGARDEDGVAVEIPAGAVIWFNSQTLHKSTDNHSNRFRRANIAHYISAKTEWTRPEAVNKKRPPMWIRGKTYPSMADEVQWDVIPILE; via the coding sequence ATGAACACAACACTCAAAGAACGGAAATTTAGCCTGACACCTGAAGAACGAGCCTCTTGGAACGAAAACGGATACTTTGTCCGTTACGACGTTTTTACTAAAGAAGAGAATGATTTTTTAGCGCAAATCGCTGATGACATTGTTGATGGAAAACGCCCCTTTCCAGACTATCATATCTTTGAAAACGCTTTAGTCAGAGACGGTAAAGTCAAAGCACAAGGCATCTACGCAATGCACAATATCCAATATGTGAGTTGTAATTGCTCAGAATTCCTTGCACGTACGCGCGATCCCCGTCTCACTGACCCCGCTGTTGACATCCTCGGCCCAGATCTCCTCGGTCTCAACAATCTCTATATTTGGAAGCCGCCAAAAATTGGTTTAGGGTTCCCGTGGCATCAGGATAAATGGTATTTTAACCATCAGTACAAAACCGGAACGACAGTCGCAACATGGACTGCGATTGATGCCGCTGATAAAGGAAATGGTTGTTTATACGTTATCCCCGGCAGCCATAAGTATGGTGTTCGTGATCATAAAGAGCTGGAAGGCTCACAACAAGGAGAGTTCAAACAGGCAGAGGGTGCTCGTGATGAAGATGGCGTTGCGGTAGAAATCCCTGCTGGAGCGGTCATCTGGTTCAATAGTCAAACCCTCCATAAAAGCACGGATAACCACAGTAATCGTTTCCGACGCGCTAACATAGCGCATTATATCAGTGCAAAAACAGAATGGACACGTCCTGAGGCTGTAAACAAAAAACGTCCGCCCATGTGGATTCGTGGTAAAACCTACCCCAGTATGGCAGATGAAGTTCAATGGGACGTTATACCAATCTTAGAATAG
- a CDS encoding phytanoyl-CoA dioxygenase family protein, translated as MDTNTTPEERKFSLTSEERSSWNENGYFIRYDVFTEEENDILRQIADDIVDGKRSFPTANIDQNALVIDGKVAASGIHAMHKIHHVSCYISEFLARVRDPRLTDPIVDLLGPNLLSQGNLYIWKAPQIGLGFPWHQDKWYFNWQYKTDMTVGTWTAIDAADKENGCLYVIPGSHKYGVLAHEDLEGSQQNEFKIARDAKDEDGVAVEAPPGAVVWFNNQLLHKSTDNHSLRFRRCNVAHYISANAERVPKKQVKNIRPVMWVRGDTYSEKMEPVYRDVLPIPESD; from the coding sequence ATGGACACAAATACAACTCCCGAAGAACGGAAATTTAGCCTGACATCTGAAGAACGATCCTCTTGGAATGAAAACGGATACTTTATCCGCTACGATGTTTTCACAGAAGAAGAAAACGACATACTACGGCAAATCGCTGATGATATTGTTGATGGAAAACGATCTTTCCCGACAGCCAATATTGATCAAAATGCATTGGTAATAGATGGAAAAGTTGCAGCATCGGGTATCCATGCAATGCACAAGATCCATCATGTAAGTTGTTATATTTCTGAATTTCTTGCCCGTGTGCGTGACCCGCGTCTAACGGATCCTATCGTTGACCTACTCGGTCCAAATCTGCTGAGTCAAGGTAATCTCTATATCTGGAAAGCACCACAGATTGGCTTAGGGTTCCCATGGCATCAAGATAAATGGTATTTTAACTGGCAGTATAAGACAGATATGACGGTCGGAACGTGGACTGCTATTGATGCGGCAGATAAAGAAAACGGATGTCTATACGTTATTCCGGGTAGCCACAAATATGGGGTTCTTGCGCATGAGGACCTTGAAGGCTCACAACAGAATGAATTTAAGATTGCACGCGATGCCAAGGACGAAGATGGTGTAGCGGTTGAAGCACCACCTGGAGCAGTCGTTTGGTTCAACAACCAACTCCTCCATAAAAGCACTGACAACCACAGTCTCCGCTTTCGGCGTTGTAATGTCGCACATTATATCAGTGCAAACGCAGAACGCGTACCTAAAAAGCAGGTAAAAAATATCCGCCCTGTGATGTGGGTCCGGGGGGATACATATTCAGAGAAGATGGAACCCGTCTATCGTGACGTTTTACCGATCCCAGAATCCGATTGA
- a CDS encoding metallophosphoesterase, which yields MPKSAHLLKIVVLLVLHLAIIATVTAQTPHFPERTPIVERPFSDDPDKFSFAIIGDKTGGGLDKWPVFDRAIDEINILKPDFAIMVGDLIQGDTRDLEQLAAEWKEFWQHESDLIIPFLPLPGNHDITNPVMYDYWKEHLGRTYSAFTYKNCLFIMLNTEEWHNPGHAEWDWEKEGWFGEAQIKYVEDELAQHPNVRHTFVLMHRPIWLYENSGWEHIEEALNDRAYTVFAGHYHNLTLHTRNDRRYFVLSATGGGLTPQEAAEAGAFDHYSIVTVDDKEVNVAIIEPGNVHPADISTAVIKEKIANLLTFNSHFNIDRTQPFSSGKLEIALENTLEKQLEVEIAFHPNQNWQISPHRLSFQVKPGQLTKGTVGLTVASDALTPLPTYDYAIVYGGEQLTGRKNLFHPIDRSNMHVLKDWMLLGPFDLGVTEVPTNVNDIPSNFVAVSLPESGVDKTYEGQSGEVVWQKHLSETERINLDNAFGNPDWAFGYGTTHIKSPNAQRVFAQIGWGCHLGRLFLNGVEVPEASVPGTLLFRGWAHFELSLKAGWNTLTIQSGDYTGGWDYRMEVADPTNALQFSVKPIDLQNQ from the coding sequence ATGCCTAAGTCCGCACACTTACTGAAAATTGTGGTGTTACTTGTTTTACACCTCGCAATAATTGCTACAGTCACTGCGCAAACACCCCACTTTCCAGAACGGACACCGATTGTTGAACGCCCGTTTTCAGATGATCCTGACAAGTTCAGTTTTGCTATCATAGGTGATAAAACGGGTGGCGGCTTAGATAAGTGGCCGGTGTTCGATCGAGCGATAGATGAGATTAACATACTGAAACCCGACTTCGCTATTATGGTCGGCGATTTAATACAGGGAGATACAAGGGACCTTGAACAGCTCGCAGCAGAATGGAAAGAATTCTGGCAACACGAATCCGATTTAATCATTCCATTTCTGCCATTACCCGGTAACCACGACATTACGAACCCAGTGATGTACGACTATTGGAAAGAACACCTCGGACGTACCTATTCAGCATTTACGTATAAAAATTGCCTCTTTATAATGCTCAATACTGAGGAGTGGCACAACCCTGGGCACGCGGAGTGGGACTGGGAGAAAGAGGGCTGGTTTGGAGAAGCACAGATAAAATACGTGGAAGATGAATTGGCACAACATCCAAATGTACGGCACACGTTCGTCTTGATGCACAGACCTATATGGTTGTACGAAAACTCGGGATGGGAGCACATTGAAGAAGCACTCAATGACAGAGCGTACACCGTTTTTGCTGGACACTACCACAACTTGACCTTGCACACCCGCAATGACCGTCGCTACTTTGTGCTTAGTGCAACAGGAGGTGGCTTGACACCACAAGAGGCAGCAGAAGCCGGGGCTTTCGATCATTACAGCATTGTAACCGTAGATGACAAAGAAGTGAATGTTGCGATTATAGAGCCGGGAAATGTCCATCCGGCTGACATCTCAACGGCAGTCATTAAAGAGAAGATAGCGAATCTACTTACCTTTAATTCTCATTTCAACATTGATAGAACTCAACCCTTTTCCAGTGGTAAACTCGAAATTGCGTTGGAAAACACGCTTGAAAAACAGTTAGAGGTTGAAATCGCTTTCCATCCAAATCAGAATTGGCAGATTTCACCACACCGGTTATCGTTTCAAGTTAAACCCGGACAGTTGACAAAAGGCACTGTTGGTCTTACAGTCGCGTCTGATGCCTTAACGCCGTTGCCTACCTATGATTACGCAATCGTGTACGGAGGCGAACAATTAACCGGTCGCAAGAATCTGTTCCATCCTATTGATAGATCGAACATGCATGTACTCAAAGATTGGATGCTTCTCGGTCCCTTTGACCTTGGTGTAACAGAGGTGCCCACCAACGTGAACGATATTCCATCCAATTTCGTCGCAGTGTCCCTACCAGAGTCCGGGGTTGATAAAACTTACGAAGGACAAAGCGGAGAGGTCGTTTGGCAAAAACATCTCTCTGAAACGGAACGGATTAACTTAGACAATGCTTTCGGGAACCCTGATTGGGCATTCGGCTACGGCACGACTCATATCAAAAGCCCCAATGCACAGCGTGTATTCGCGCAGATCGGATGGGGATGCCACTTGGGCAGGCTATTTCTCAACGGAGTTGAGGTGCCTGAAGCGTCCGTTCCGGGTACCCTTCTGTTTCGAGGATGGGCACACTTTGAGTTGTCGTTAAAGGCAGGTTGGAACACCCTAACAATCCAGTCTGGAGACTATACAGGTGGGTGGGATTATCGGATGGAAGTTGCAGACCCAACAAACGCGTTGCAATTTAGTGTGAAACCTATTGATCTCCAAAATCAATAG
- a CDS encoding phytanoyl-CoA dioxygenase family protein: protein MSHLKPEDHRNWKTNGYLKIPSLFSTEEVKNLQAWVSDISNWEPTLDKWMHHYESTPDGPRLSRSENFVPYHTGMKATVTRGKVLDVVSELMEEPAVLYKEKINYKYPGGGGYAAHQDAPAYEFIDYHITCLISVDSATPESGCLYFASGRHQEGFIALDEKGCVAPETAETMDWVAVPTDPGDILLFGSYIPHKSPTNRSGQPRRIIYLTYNASSQGDWREQYYADKRQAFSEYAKDSSNRDKQISKIAHFQGKTVNHAKLH from the coding sequence ATGTCTCACCTTAAGCCAGAAGACCATCGAAACTGGAAAACCAACGGTTATCTGAAAATCCCCAGCCTTTTCTCTACCGAAGAGGTAAAAAATCTACAAGCGTGGGTCTCTGATATCTCGAACTGGGAACCGACTCTGGATAAGTGGATGCATCATTACGAATCCACGCCGGATGGACCGCGCCTCTCTCGTTCAGAAAATTTTGTGCCGTATCATACCGGTATGAAAGCCACTGTGACGCGTGGCAAAGTGTTAGATGTCGTTTCCGAGTTGATGGAAGAACCGGCAGTCCTCTATAAGGAGAAAATCAATTACAAGTATCCCGGCGGTGGTGGTTATGCTGCGCATCAGGACGCGCCCGCTTATGAGTTTATCGACTACCATATCACCTGTTTAATCTCCGTGGATTCCGCGACACCTGAGAGTGGTTGTCTCTATTTCGCATCCGGAAGACACCAAGAAGGGTTCATCGCACTGGACGAAAAGGGATGTGTTGCGCCCGAAACCGCAGAGACGATGGATTGGGTCGCCGTGCCGACAGATCCTGGGGATATTCTCCTTTTCGGCTCTTACATCCCACACAAAAGTCCAACAAACCGTTCAGGCCAGCCGAGACGCATTATTTATCTCACCTACAATGCCAGTTCGCAAGGCGACTGGCGTGAGCAGTATTATGCCGACAAACGACAGGCTTTCTCAGAATACGCGAAAGACAGTTCAAACCGAGACAAACAAATTAGCAAGATCGCACATTTTCAAGGAAAAACTGTAAATCATGCAAAATTACATTGA
- a CDS encoding HD family phosphohydrolase: protein MQNYIDQSLAQEMTGATVQQKVDALFNYMERRGQSFYDEVVTQLEHALQCAALAQQNDASHTLITGALLHDIGHFILDEHNADKAFLATDLNHEEIGAQYMEPFFPDAVTTPIRLHVPAKRYLCTTDASYHDGLSEASKRSLKVQGGVMSDEEREAFEQIPHFQDALTLRRWDDLAKVKGLEIAGLETYRDIVQQCVIY, encoded by the coding sequence ATGCAAAATTACATTGATCAGAGTCTCGCACAAGAGATGACGGGTGCGACTGTCCAACAGAAGGTTGATGCCCTCTTCAACTACATGGAAAGACGTGGACAGTCATTCTACGATGAGGTCGTGACGCAGTTAGAACACGCGCTCCAATGTGCTGCCCTCGCACAACAGAACGATGCGAGCCACACGCTGATTACGGGGGCATTACTCCACGACATTGGGCATTTTATCTTAGACGAACACAACGCTGATAAAGCCTTTCTCGCCACGGATCTGAATCATGAAGAGATCGGCGCGCAGTATATGGAACCGTTTTTCCCGGATGCTGTCACAACGCCGATCCGACTGCATGTTCCGGCAAAAAGGTATCTGTGTACAACCGATGCCTCTTACCATGACGGATTATCCGAGGCCTCAAAAAGGAGTCTCAAGGTCCAAGGCGGTGTCATGTCAGATGAGGAACGGGAGGCGTTTGAACAGATTCCGCATTTTCAGGACGCGCTCACCCTACGGCGATGGGACGACTTGGCAAAGGTGAAAGGGTTAGAGATTGCGGGGTTAGAAACCTACCGAGACATCGTGCAACAGTGCGTGATCTACTAA
- a CDS encoding four helix bundle protein, with the protein MDNKEFAKELEKRTQKFAANIVLLSKKLPYTPEGRRIRDQLTGSGTSVGANYREANRARSRWDFRNKMHICEGECSETQY; encoded by the coding sequence ATGGATAACAAAGAATTTGCTAAAGAGTTAGAGAAACGGACGCAAAAATTCGCTGCGAATATCGTTCTTCTCTCCAAAAAACTCCCATATACGCCGGAAGGACGACGAATCAGAGATCAACTAACGGGTTCTGGAACTTCTGTCGGTGCCAATTATCGAGAAGCGAATCGTGCGCGAAGCCGCTGGGACTTTCGCAATAAAATGCACATCTGTGAAGGAGAATGCTCCGAGACACAATACTGA
- a CDS encoding alpha/beta hydrolase: MSYETIESKFIATEEKGEVSSILMRPDDAKWLLVLGHGASTNMRSSTLQTIAERLADIGIATFRYQFPYMERGGGGRESEAVALQTVRSAVAAAYQAASDLSILVGGHSYSGRMSSMSAAKEPIEHVKGLVFFAFPLHPSGREGTERAEHLTDVTIPMLFLSGTRDKLAVLDLLEPVCKKLGDKATLHLLDTADHGFKVLKRRKTDEDVFVEMARVLSEWTEELE; encoded by the coding sequence ATGAGTTACGAAACAATAGAGTCAAAGTTCATCGCAACAGAAGAAAAAGGTGAAGTCTCCTCAATCTTGATGCGTCCGGACGACGCGAAATGGTTGCTTGTGCTCGGACACGGGGCAAGTACAAATATGCGCTCCTCAACCCTCCAAACGATAGCTGAACGGTTAGCGGATATTGGCATCGCAACGTTCCGTTACCAGTTCCCTTACATGGAACGCGGTGGTGGCGGTAGAGAGTCGGAGGCAGTCGCACTCCAAACTGTCCGATCTGCTGTAGCTGCTGCATACCAAGCTGCAAGCGATTTATCCATCCTCGTCGGTGGACACTCCTATAGTGGACGCATGTCCTCTATGTCCGCAGCGAAAGAACCGATTGAACATGTCAAAGGGCTTGTATTTTTCGCGTTTCCGTTGCATCCTTCCGGCAGAGAAGGCACAGAGCGCGCCGAACACCTTACTGATGTCACAATCCCGATGTTGTTCCTTTCTGGAACCCGCGATAAGTTGGCAGTGCTTGACCTGTTAGAACCCGTCTGCAAAAAACTTGGTGACAAAGCAACCTTGCATCTATTGGACACAGCGGATCACGGGTTCAAGGTGCTCAAACGCCGTAAAACGGATGAAGATGTTTTTGTAGAGATGGCACGGGTTCTCAGTGAGTGGACTGAAGAACTGGAATAA
- a CDS encoding mandelate racemase/muconate lactonizing enzyme family protein: MPTPTFKITAVESQLYEWDKPPIWNGMHVYDKGRLHLVKVTAKNRTKEVIGYGFNGGTAATRPLHLFPKFVDLFRPALIGQDVTDTVYVSRLAANYKIYGPGGYHTQVLAAINQACWDIRGKIEGKSVHALLGGTQQRIRTYIAGGYYGRGKGFDELREEMARNINEFNATAVKMKIGDPDAGLETDIKRIEVVRETVGPDITLMVDANCAFSVKKASECLPALQANDIFWFEEPIHSHDYRGHKILRAMAQDYGIQIATGENGYGAHYFQTLIDYEGADVFNLDVAILPGYEPALQVVEEALKAEKLIAPHGAQELQIHIAASRDNGLMLEYYPPAVDPLRGEMFLPPMVLESDGYVTVPTRPGIGFVPNWELLKHHRV; encoded by the coding sequence ATGCCCACACCCACCTTCAAAATTACTGCTGTTGAGAGCCAACTTTATGAATGGGACAAACCGCCTATCTGGAACGGCATGCACGTCTATGATAAGGGCAGGCTCCATCTCGTAAAAGTGACCGCAAAAAACAGGACAAAAGAGGTCATCGGATACGGCTTTAACGGCGGAACCGCCGCAACCCGTCCTCTCCACCTATTCCCAAAATTTGTAGATTTATTTCGTCCAGCATTGATTGGACAGGATGTAACAGACACCGTCTATGTTTCGCGGTTAGCCGCGAACTATAAAATCTATGGACCCGGTGGGTATCATACACAGGTTTTGGCAGCGATAAACCAAGCCTGCTGGGATATCCGTGGGAAAATAGAAGGGAAATCGGTCCACGCTTTACTTGGCGGCACACAGCAACGCATTCGCACCTATATCGCTGGTGGCTACTACGGCAGAGGCAAAGGGTTCGACGAACTCCGCGAAGAGATGGCACGCAACATCAATGAATTCAACGCCACCGCAGTCAAGATGAAGATCGGAGACCCGGATGCCGGACTTGAAACAGACATCAAACGAATCGAGGTGGTTCGGGAGACGGTTGGACCCGATATAACGCTAATGGTAGATGCGAATTGTGCTTTTTCGGTCAAAAAGGCAAGTGAGTGCCTTCCCGCGCTTCAGGCGAACGACATTTTCTGGTTTGAAGAACCAATTCACAGCCACGATTATAGAGGACATAAGATATTACGGGCAATGGCACAAGATTATGGCATCCAAATCGCGACGGGTGAAAACGGATATGGTGCACACTATTTCCAAACGCTCATTGATTATGAAGGCGCAGATGTTTTCAATCTTGATGTCGCTATCCTTCCGGGTTATGAACCAGCACTACAGGTCGTAGAAGAAGCGTTGAAAGCCGAAAAATTAATCGCCCCACACGGTGCACAAGAATTGCAAATCCACATCGCCGCGAGCCGAGATAACGGCTTGATGCTGGAATACTACCCACCCGCCGTTGACCCCTTACGTGGCGAAATGTTTCTCCCACCAATGGTTTTAGAATCCGATGGATACGTCACAGTTCCGACCCGCCCGGGGATCGGTTTTGTTCCGAATTGGGAATTGCTAAAGCACCACCGTGTGTAA
- a CDS encoding LamG domain-containing protein → MRLVYLVLLMSMFVIASAFAGIPNDKDLLMWIGEGSGNKAVDGTGNGNDGTFGGTAKWVAGQGKYAAGIALRGKETYLEVPNVITEAGSVLFWFKPDWDGKDGEDYRLFDASFGPIYFFIGKGSAHADITPAEFGFYFEAADDGDWQDVEFDPTGIIKKDEWFHCAATWDFTGDAPFLYIDGKEQATSRKITGGFPALHEKPRFGWETIKYIALTNGAEGIIDEISFWERALTEKEIGEMMDVSLDVEAAGKLAVTWGELKVRQ, encoded by the coding sequence ATGAGACTGGTTTACTTGGTTTTACTGATGAGTATGTTTGTTATCGCCTCCGCGTTTGCAGGAATCCCTAACGATAAGGACCTACTCATGTGGATCGGTGAAGGCAGTGGAAACAAAGCGGTTGACGGCACAGGAAACGGGAACGATGGAACGTTTGGAGGTACAGCGAAATGGGTCGCCGGTCAAGGCAAATACGCTGCCGGTATTGCCCTCAGAGGCAAGGAAACCTATCTTGAAGTGCCCAACGTCATTACTGAGGCAGGCAGCGTGCTCTTCTGGTTCAAACCCGATTGGGATGGCAAAGATGGCGAAGACTACCGGCTTTTTGATGCCAGTTTCGGCCCCATCTACTTTTTCATAGGAAAAGGGTCAGCACACGCGGACATCACGCCCGCAGAATTCGGGTTCTATTTTGAAGCCGCCGACGACGGCGATTGGCAAGACGTTGAATTCGATCCGACAGGTATCATCAAAAAAGATGAGTGGTTCCACTGCGCTGCAACGTGGGATTTCACCGGCGATGCGCCGTTCCTTTATATTGACGGTAAAGAGCAGGCGACGAGTCGTAAAATCACTGGGGGCTTTCCAGCACTTCACGAGAAACCGAGATTTGGATGGGAAACGATTAAGTACATCGCTTTGACCAACGGTGCAGAAGGTATCATTGACGAAATCTCGTTTTGGGAACGTGCACTGACCGAAAAAGAAATTGGTGAGATGATGGATGTCAGTTTGGATGTCGAAGCCGCTGGAAAATTGGCTGTCACGTGGGGTGAACTGAAAGTAAGGCAGTAA
- a CDS encoding TRAP transporter large permease, with translation MGLIIGIGLVGFALLGGALFVLLGGASIIGYATAGEPISTILIDFNRLTRNSAILIIPLFTFAGYIIAEGKAPQRLVAFARASVGWLPGGIAVVVLGTCAFFTTFTGASGVTIVALGGLVYPILRQTYNEKFSLGLITASGSIGLLFPPSVPLILYAIIAQVSIDRMLLAGILPGLLILSVLSFYCCGWSVIKKTETTPFDGRLFVRTFWEAKWELLLPILILGGYLSGKVTLDEAAALTVIYVCVVEIVIHRSISLRVLPRIVKESTVLVGAILIILGISLGLTNYLITLDVPTTVLDWIQSTTESRVITLIGLNIFLLIVGCLMDIFSAIIIVVPLLLPIAEEFGIDKAHLGIIVLTNLEIGYLTPPVGMNLFISSMKFDRSVLLLYRSVLLFIALLLVALVLVTYVPEFSLWLPEFFGKTPQSLL, from the coding sequence ATGGGATTAATAATCGGCATTGGATTAGTCGGTTTCGCGCTTCTCGGCGGTGCGCTCTTTGTTTTACTCGGTGGTGCTTCGATTATCGGATACGCCACAGCGGGTGAACCGATTTCAACAATCCTGATTGATTTCAATCGACTCACCCGAAATTCAGCAATTCTGATTATCCCACTTTTCACATTTGCAGGATATATTATCGCTGAGGGGAAAGCACCGCAACGCTTGGTTGCGTTCGCGCGTGCGAGTGTTGGCTGGTTACCAGGCGGCATCGCAGTGGTCGTTCTTGGGACGTGCGCTTTCTTTACCACTTTCACTGGGGCATCCGGTGTAACAATTGTTGCACTCGGTGGATTGGTCTATCCGATTCTGCGCCAAACCTATAACGAAAAGTTTTCGCTCGGCTTGATAACGGCTTCTGGAAGTATCGGTCTCTTATTTCCACCGAGTGTTCCGCTCATCCTTTATGCAATCATTGCCCAGGTTTCTATTGACAGGATGCTCCTTGCAGGTATTTTGCCCGGTCTGCTGATTCTCAGTGTTCTGAGTTTCTACTGTTGTGGCTGGAGCGTTATCAAAAAGACTGAGACGACCCCTTTTGATGGTAGGCTATTCGTTAGAACGTTCTGGGAGGCAAAATGGGAGCTTCTTCTGCCGATTCTCATATTAGGTGGCTACCTTTCTGGCAAAGTAACACTTGATGAAGCTGCTGCGTTGACCGTCATCTATGTGTGTGTCGTAGAAATTGTCATCCACCGGTCAATTTCGTTGAGAGTGTTGCCACGCATCGTCAAAGAGAGCACTGTGCTTGTCGGGGCAATCCTTATCATCCTCGGTATCTCTTTAGGGTTAACAAACTACCTCATCACACTTGACGTACCTACAACTGTCCTTGATTGGATTCAGTCAACAACGGAAAGCCGCGTCATTACACTTATTGGACTCAATATTTTCCTGCTCATTGTTGGGTGTCTGATGGATATCTTTTCAGCGATAATTATCGTGGTGCCGTTGCTGCTCCCTATCGCTGAGGAATTTGGTATTGACAAGGCACATCTCGGCATTATTGTTTTAACGAACCTTGAAATCGGCTATTTGACACCACCGGTGGGAATGAACCTGTTCATCTCAAGCATGAAGTTTGATCGGTCTGTCTTGCTGCTTTACCGCTCTGTGCTATTGTTCATTGCCTTGTTGCTGGTGGCTCTCGTATTGGTGACGTATGTCCCAGAGTTCAGTCTGTGGCTACCCGAGTTTTTTGGGAAGACACCACAGTCGCTTTTGTGA
- a CDS encoding TRAP transporter small permease, with protein sequence MFKERLTENSFLQSINAFLGKIEIGLLCLIIAMMLGLAILKIVMRYVFSASLLWSDMMLQHLTLWLCFLGAALATCERRHISIDVLSRILPKKITRWTNLVVDCAALVVVAILAYYGFIFLQDEQSSEAVLIGSIPLWWAKAIIPYGFVLIGIHFVLQIGIHLVGAKSPRRNTQAKTPYVEGESE encoded by the coding sequence ATGTTTAAGGAACGTCTGACCGAAAACTCTTTCCTACAAAGCATTAATGCCTTCCTTGGCAAAATCGAAATCGGGTTGTTGTGCCTGATTATCGCAATGATGCTGGGGCTTGCGATACTTAAGATCGTCATGCGTTATGTGTTCAGTGCCAGCCTTTTGTGGAGCGATATGATGCTTCAGCACTTGACGCTATGGCTCTGCTTCTTAGGTGCTGCCCTTGCTACCTGCGAGAGGCGACACATCAGTATTGATGTACTCAGTCGGATACTCCCAAAAAAGATTACACGATGGACGAACCTTGTTGTTGATTGCGCCGCTTTGGTTGTCGTTGCGATTTTAGCCTATTACGGCTTTATCTTTCTACAAGATGAGCAGTCGAGTGAGGCTGTATTAATTGGAAGTATCCCTTTATGGTGGGCAAAGGCTATTATCCCCTATGGTTTTGTCCTCATCGGCATCCACTTTGTGCTTCAGATAGGCATCCATTTGGTAGGGGCGAAGTCACCTCGAAGAAACACCCAAGCAAAAACCCCCTACGTTGAAGGAGAATCGGAGTAA